A section of the Corynebacterium auris genome encodes:
- the sepX gene encoding divisome protein SepX/GlpR, with translation MGSLSLVIVLIIVVWAIVLAPMVMGNNKPIRRSGEGYEETRVLHSGGTAPVPGRRRPRLTRADVHRFEEDTQDYEVVEVEGDAPEREGGVSLRGFFARRDEPLEGEVVEDEAVVAANAPDAEDAADSSSAADAADEPDASGSTAYSLLLEEEEEQGPYALEDSYVSPADYGYVTEDYAAAAGESADGEHSALPEAAEDEAPEESEELTDEEIEFARARRGRGGWDPDREQDSKEDRFKRRQRTLGGLIIADVLAFVAAFVLGGWVWLVPVATIALTVWFMVALRQVVREERALHARRVRQLRRARMGVVTAGSSAGASPFRRPPGAVMVERDDESPDFDDLPLYAGEPSERPTGHTVARAS, from the coding sequence ATGGGCAGCCTCAGCCTGGTCATCGTCTTGATCATCGTCGTGTGGGCGATCGTCCTCGCCCCGATGGTGATGGGCAACAACAAGCCGATCCGCCGCTCCGGCGAGGGCTACGAGGAAACTCGCGTGCTTCACTCCGGTGGTACCGCACCTGTGCCGGGTCGGCGCCGCCCCCGGCTGACTCGCGCCGACGTCCACCGCTTCGAGGAAGACACCCAGGACTACGAAGTCGTCGAGGTGGAAGGTGACGCGCCGGAAAGGGAAGGGGGAGTGTCGCTGCGCGGATTCTTCGCTCGCCGCGATGAGCCCCTCGAGGGGGAGGTCGTGGAGGACGAAGCGGTTGTCGCCGCTAACGCCCCCGACGCTGAGGACGCCGCGGACTCCTCGTCCGCTGCGGACGCTGCGGACGAGCCGGACGCTTCCGGTTCCACCGCTTACTCGCTGCTGCTGGAAGAAGAGGAGGAGCAGGGGCCCTATGCCCTCGAGGACTCCTACGTCTCGCCCGCGGACTACGGCTACGTCACCGAGGACTATGCCGCCGCAGCCGGCGAGAGCGCCGACGGGGAGCACTCCGCGCTTCCGGAGGCGGCCGAAGACGAGGCCCCGGAAGAATCCGAGGAGTTGACCGACGAGGAAATCGAATTCGCCCGCGCCCGGCGTGGCCGCGGTGGCTGGGACCCGGACCGCGAGCAGGACTCCAAGGAGGACCGCTTCAAACGCCGCCAGCGCACGCTGGGCGGGCTGATCATCGCCGACGTACTTGCCTTCGTCGCAGCGTTCGTCCTCGGCGGGTGGGTCTGGCTTGTGCCGGTCGCGACCATCGCTCTGACCGTCTGGTTCATGGTCGCCCTGCGCCAAGTGGTGCGCGAGGAGCGTGCGTTGCACGCGCGCCGCGTCCGCCAGCTGCGGCGCGCCAGGATGGGTGTGGTTACGGCGGGAAGTTCGGCCGGTGCCTCCCCTTTTCGCCGACCTCCGGGCGCGGTGATGGTGGAGCGCGACGATGAGAGCCCGGACTTCGACGATCTTCCCCTCTACGCCGGCGAGCCGTCCGAGCGGCCCACGGGCCACACCGTAGCCCGCGCCAGCTAG
- a CDS encoding MogA/MoaB family molybdenum cofactor biosynthesis protein — protein MTDALESLDTYELSEPDEAVLLAAEKEEQPLLPTALVVLVSDYRFEAEGDDTDRLVCELLGEFGFTIDGVVRVKSKKSDIRKAIETGVVGGADLVLTVGGTGVGPRDKTPEATRSVIDKLVPGVGQAIRSSGQACGAVDACTSRGICGVSGSTVVVNLAPSRQAIRDGISTCAPLVTHLVGELNQYSLP, from the coding sequence ATGACGGACGCACTGGAATCTCTCGACACGTATGAGCTCAGCGAGCCCGACGAGGCGGTTCTCCTCGCGGCTGAAAAGGAGGAACAGCCCCTGCTGCCCACCGCGCTGGTAGTGCTCGTCTCCGACTACCGCTTCGAAGCGGAGGGCGACGACACGGACCGCTTGGTGTGCGAGCTCCTCGGGGAGTTCGGCTTCACCATCGACGGTGTGGTGCGCGTCAAGTCCAAGAAGTCGGATATCCGCAAGGCCATTGAGACAGGCGTGGTCGGCGGGGCCGACCTCGTGCTCACCGTCGGCGGGACCGGAGTGGGGCCGCGGGATAAGACTCCGGAGGCGACGCGCAGCGTCATCGACAAGCTGGTGCCGGGCGTGGGGCAGGCCATCCGGTCCTCCGGCCAGGCGTGCGGCGCGGTTGACGCGTGCACCTCGCGCGGAATCTGCGGGGTGTCGGGCTCGACGGTGGTGGTGAACCTCGCGCCCTCGCGCCAGGCCATCCGCGACGGGATCTCCACCTGCGCGCCCCTGGTGACCCACCTGGTGGGCGAGCTCAACCAGTACAGCCTCCCGTGA
- a CDS encoding HAMP domain-containing sensor histidine kinase → MTILVGVLLVGAATVACYWVAQEAVEASTDDELETKACVLLEDIEEASGVEDMARNLTAFKRFNPDVRAAYVFPGNAAYIGDSVPVGGEFVRDDNGVETSVREVGGERVVVKRGPENSAVALAQSPDPEKHLLRGLGIIFVVVVGLALLLSWAVGELVARAAMRPIRRLEQAVEHVSNTEELRGITVEGDDELARLSSAFNGMMESLAESRRRQARLVVDAGHELKTPLTSMRTNIELLMMASRSGQFEQLPKEEKDALERDVIAQMDEMSALIGDLIDLAREDEPPRQTLPVRVDEVVREALERVKRRRLDVTFDAVLDPWVVHGDRHELARVPVNLLDNAAKWSPAGATVRLRLEAGRREAALTVDDSGPGIPAGERERVFERFYRSPEGRAMPGSGLGLAIAKHVVERHGGTIEAGESDDGGARFRVVLPGWEPAGANVAQ, encoded by the coding sequence GTGACAATTTTGGTCGGTGTGCTCCTCGTCGGTGCCGCCACCGTAGCGTGCTACTGGGTCGCCCAGGAAGCCGTCGAGGCAAGCACGGACGACGAGCTGGAAACGAAGGCCTGCGTCCTCCTCGAGGATATCGAGGAGGCCAGCGGCGTCGAGGATATGGCGCGCAACCTGACCGCCTTCAAGCGCTTCAACCCGGACGTCAGGGCCGCCTACGTTTTCCCCGGCAACGCCGCCTATATCGGGGACTCCGTTCCGGTCGGGGGCGAGTTCGTGCGCGACGACAATGGGGTGGAAACCTCGGTGCGTGAGGTCGGCGGCGAGCGAGTGGTGGTCAAGCGAGGGCCGGAAAACAGCGCGGTGGCCCTCGCGCAGAGCCCGGACCCGGAAAAGCACCTCCTGCGGGGCCTGGGCATTATCTTCGTCGTGGTTGTTGGGCTGGCGCTGCTGCTTAGCTGGGCGGTCGGCGAACTCGTGGCGCGGGCGGCCATGCGGCCGATCCGGCGCCTGGAGCAAGCGGTGGAGCACGTGAGCAACACCGAGGAGCTGCGCGGAATCACAGTCGAAGGCGACGACGAACTGGCGCGGCTGAGCTCCGCGTTCAACGGGATGATGGAATCGTTGGCGGAATCCAGGCGCCGCCAGGCCCGCCTTGTCGTTGACGCGGGCCACGAGCTGAAAACGCCCCTCACGTCGATGCGCACGAACATCGAGCTGCTCATGATGGCGAGTCGCTCCGGGCAGTTCGAGCAGCTGCCGAAGGAGGAAAAGGACGCCTTGGAGCGCGATGTCATCGCGCAAATGGACGAGATGTCCGCGCTGATCGGCGATCTGATTGATCTCGCCCGCGAGGACGAACCGCCCAGGCAAACTCTTCCGGTCCGCGTCGACGAGGTCGTGCGGGAGGCGCTCGAGAGGGTAAAAAGACGCCGCTTGGACGTCACCTTCGACGCCGTGCTCGACCCGTGGGTCGTGCACGGGGACCGCCACGAGCTGGCCCGCGTGCCTGTCAACCTCCTCGACAACGCGGCGAAGTGGTCGCCGGCGGGTGCCACCGTGCGCCTCAGGCTGGAGGCCGGGCGCCGGGAGGCTGCGCTCACTGTCGACGATTCCGGCCCAGGTATCCCAGCAGGGGAGCGCGAGCGCGTCTTCGAGCGCTTTTACCGCTCGCCGGAGGGCCGGGCGATGCCGGGGTCGGGGCTCGGGCTTGCCATTGCCAAGCACGTGGTGGAGCGCCACGGCGGGACAATCGAGGCGGGGGAGTCGGACGACGGTGGGGCGCGCTTCCGCGTGGTGCTGCCCGGGTGGGAACCTGCCGGGGCCAACGTCGCCCAGTAA
- a CDS encoding GNAT family N-acetyltransferase: MMRFLMAGSPYTPGWPESTPALVLPGGGHVHLRPVRGRDGRAWSQARLADEAWLKPVEPTVPDTWESAHSPAAWRRNWANLRGMAADGTVVPLAIEVDGRFAGQVTLGNIQHGSVSECWIGYWVHSAYMGQGVATAACALGTDHAFARVGLHRVTATYLPSNPASGRVLAANGYREEGYLRRNLHIDGQWRDHHFVALNKEDYRESAVVRLVAAGRARPA, from the coding sequence ATGATGCGCTTCCTTATGGCAGGCAGCCCCTACACCCCGGGGTGGCCCGAGTCAACGCCCGCGCTGGTGCTACCCGGTGGGGGGCATGTTCACCTGCGCCCCGTGCGCGGGCGCGACGGGCGCGCCTGGTCACAGGCACGCCTGGCTGACGAAGCCTGGCTCAAACCGGTCGAGCCGACGGTGCCGGACACGTGGGAAAGCGCCCACAGCCCGGCCGCCTGGCGGCGCAACTGGGCCAACCTGCGCGGCATGGCCGCCGACGGTACCGTCGTGCCCCTCGCCATCGAGGTCGACGGCCGCTTCGCGGGGCAGGTGACCCTTGGCAACATCCAGCACGGCTCCGTCAGCGAATGCTGGATCGGCTACTGGGTTCACTCCGCCTACATGGGGCAGGGGGTAGCCACGGCGGCATGCGCCCTCGGCACCGACCACGCCTTCGCGCGCGTCGGGCTGCACCGCGTGACCGCAACCTACCTGCCCTCCAATCCCGCCTCCGGCCGGGTCCTCGCCGCGAACGGCTACCGGGAGGAGGGCTACCTGCGGCGCAACCTGCATATCGACGGCCAGTGGCGCGACCACCATTTCGTCGCGCTGAACAAGGAGGACTACCGGGAAAGCGCCGTCGTGAGGCTTGTCGCCGCGGGCCGAGCGCGGCCCGCCTAG
- a CDS encoding UTP--glucose-1-phosphate uridylyltransferase: MQNSNTSPLQGVKTVVVPAAGMGTRFLPATKTVPKELLPVVDTPGIELIAAEAAQLGAQRMVVVTAPEKQEIMRHFGSFEHLCETLAERGKTAEVDKVSRAAGLIEAVAVEQSAPLGLGHAVGCAESALADGEDAVAVMLPDDLVLPRGVMEKMAQVRAQLGGSVLCAFNVRRDEVFNYGVFDVEELPAEVSAGLGDFEVKRVRGMVEKPAPEDAPSTLVAAGRYLLDRAIFDALRRITPGKGGELQLTDAIELMIREGHPVHVVVHEGKRHDLGNPGGYIPANVDFGLRNEKYGPALYKAVKRIIEEFEAENPHLAQ, from the coding sequence ATGCAGAATTCCAACACGAGCCCGCTGCAGGGTGTCAAGACGGTCGTCGTGCCCGCTGCCGGGATGGGGACGCGCTTTTTGCCCGCGACGAAAACAGTGCCCAAGGAGTTGCTGCCGGTGGTGGATACCCCGGGCATCGAGCTGATCGCGGCGGAGGCCGCGCAGCTCGGGGCGCAGCGGATGGTGGTGGTCACCGCGCCTGAGAAGCAGGAGATCATGCGGCATTTCGGCTCGTTTGAGCACCTGTGTGAGACGCTCGCGGAGCGCGGTAAGACTGCGGAGGTGGACAAGGTCTCGCGCGCCGCGGGCCTGATCGAGGCCGTCGCGGTGGAGCAGAGCGCGCCCCTGGGCCTCGGACACGCCGTCGGCTGCGCGGAAAGCGCTCTCGCGGACGGCGAGGACGCGGTGGCGGTCATGCTGCCGGATGACCTCGTGTTGCCCCGCGGCGTGATGGAGAAGATGGCGCAGGTGCGCGCGCAGCTCGGGGGCTCGGTGCTGTGCGCGTTCAACGTCCGGCGGGATGAGGTGTTCAACTACGGCGTTTTCGACGTCGAGGAGCTTCCCGCCGAGGTGAGCGCGGGGTTGGGGGATTTCGAGGTCAAGCGCGTGCGCGGCATGGTGGAAAAGCCCGCGCCCGAGGATGCCCCGTCGACGCTCGTCGCCGCCGGGCGCTACTTGCTCGACCGGGCCATTTTCGACGCCCTGCGCCGCATCACGCCGGGCAAGGGCGGGGAGCTGCAGCTTACCGACGCCATCGAACTGATGATTCGGGAAGGCCACCCCGTCCACGTTGTCGTCCACGAGGGAAAGCGCCACGACCTGGGCAACCCCGGCGGCTACATTCCCGCCAACGTCGACTTCGGCCTGCGCAATGAGAAGTACGGACCGGCGCTGTACAAGGCGGTCAAGCGGATCATTGAGGAGTTTGAGGCGGAAAACCCCCACCTGGCGCAGTAG
- the glp gene encoding molybdotransferase-like divisome protein Glp, with translation MRSVEDQLAMVIDAAAAPDPIRVNIADALGLMCAEEVAATRSLPGFSQAAVDGYAVRAVDVGGAVALGSRENPGPVDASLPVVGEVAAGSQKPLRLQPRQAVRVATGAPLPTLADAVLPLEWTDRGRKRVSALRSVRTGDFVRKEGDDIQPGDVAVSAGAVLGPAQIGLLAATGRDKVLVHPRPRVAVMAYGLELVDIGRDPGLGQVYDVASYALAAAAREAGADVQRVGIINAEPRRLKETIANQVARSELVVILGAVGGSGAGAVQEALAELGEIDTTRVAMHPGSVQGFGLVGNERIPAFLLPANPVSALVIFETIIRPAIRASLGKRAPSRRAVHARSLGAIQSIPGRRGFIRARLMRDAETGDYLVQGLGGPGGGPAHLLAGFADANAMIEVPEDVTEIRPGDVVDVVFLQQRS, from the coding sequence ATGCGCAGCGTTGAAGACCAGCTGGCGATGGTGATCGATGCCGCCGCGGCGCCCGACCCCATCCGCGTGAACATTGCCGACGCCCTCGGGCTCATGTGCGCTGAGGAGGTCGCCGCGACGCGTTCTCTGCCGGGCTTTTCGCAGGCCGCGGTCGACGGCTACGCGGTGCGGGCCGTCGACGTCGGCGGGGCGGTCGCCCTCGGTTCGCGCGAAAACCCCGGGCCCGTCGATGCGTCCCTTCCCGTCGTCGGCGAGGTCGCCGCGGGCTCGCAGAAGCCGCTGCGCCTGCAGCCCAGGCAGGCCGTCCGTGTGGCCACGGGCGCTCCTCTTCCCACTCTGGCAGACGCCGTCCTGCCCCTCGAGTGGACCGACCGCGGCCGCAAGCGCGTCAGCGCGTTGCGCTCCGTGCGCACGGGGGACTTCGTGCGCAAAGAGGGCGACGACATCCAGCCGGGCGATGTCGCCGTGAGCGCCGGGGCGGTGCTCGGCCCGGCGCAGATTGGGCTTTTGGCCGCCACCGGACGGGACAAGGTGCTCGTGCATCCCCGCCCGCGCGTCGCGGTGATGGCCTACGGGCTCGAGCTCGTCGACATCGGCCGCGACCCCGGGTTGGGGCAGGTCTACGACGTCGCCTCGTACGCGCTGGCGGCCGCGGCGCGCGAAGCGGGCGCGGACGTGCAACGGGTGGGCATCATCAACGCCGAGCCGCGGCGGCTGAAGGAAACCATCGCCAACCAGGTCGCGCGCAGTGAGCTCGTGGTGATCCTCGGGGCGGTCGGCGGCAGCGGCGCGGGCGCCGTTCAGGAGGCACTCGCCGAGCTCGGCGAGATCGACACCACCCGGGTGGCCATGCACCCCGGCTCCGTCCAAGGCTTCGGGCTGGTGGGGAACGAGCGCATCCCCGCCTTCCTGCTGCCCGCGAACCCCGTGAGCGCGCTGGTCATCTTCGAGACGATCATCCGGCCGGCGATCAGGGCCTCACTTGGCAAGCGCGCCCCTTCGCGCCGGGCCGTTCACGCCCGCTCGCTTGGCGCCATCCAGTCCATCCCGGGCCGGCGCGGCTTTATCCGCGCGCGCCTCATGCGCGACGCCGAGACGGGGGATTACCTGGTCCAGGGCCTCGGCGGGCCCGGCGGCGGCCCCGCCCACCTGCTCGCGGGCTTCGCCGACGCCAACGCCATGATCGAGGTCCCCGAGGACGTCACCGAGATCCGCCCCGGCGACGTGGTCGACGTCGTCTTCCTCCAACAGCGCTCCTGA
- a CDS encoding S1C family serine protease → MSNNLPPQPYEPERRPVTSEPTADQPEVSSPPATNQRKGPGVGTAIAVAAVTALLIGAGAGYAGGTFASNNSQAEAYNALQAESVSSDSPAPEGSVEEVASAVLPAVVSLEVAGRTGVAEGSGSIISSDGYVLTNHHVISAGENGAAEIVVTLNDGSRHSATFVASDVDTDIGVVKIDDAANLPVINFGDSDDLQVGQDVVAVGSPLGLSATVTSGIVSALNRPVRAAQGFTESSLMDGIQTDAAINPGNSGGPLVDMNGNLVGMNSVIASLSTGMGGESGSIGLGFAIPSNFAKRVAQQLIETGEATQPMLGVQVDIRNTGGGAFVAGVEPGSPADEAGLEVGDVITRLGDRPIDTADALIAATRSRDFGETVELEVRRQGTDEVETVEVTLSSE, encoded by the coding sequence ATGAGTAATAACTTGCCGCCGCAGCCGTACGAGCCGGAGCGTCGGCCCGTCACCTCCGAACCTACCGCTGACCAGCCCGAGGTCTCTTCCCCGCCCGCAACCAACCAGCGCAAGGGCCCCGGTGTCGGGACCGCCATCGCGGTGGCGGCGGTCACGGCGCTGCTCATCGGAGCGGGCGCCGGTTACGCGGGCGGGACCTTCGCCAGCAATAACTCCCAGGCAGAGGCGTACAACGCCCTGCAGGCCGAAAGCGTCAGCAGCGACAGCCCCGCGCCCGAGGGCTCCGTCGAGGAGGTCGCCTCGGCGGTCCTTCCCGCCGTTGTCTCCCTCGAAGTGGCGGGTCGCACGGGCGTGGCCGAGGGCTCTGGGTCCATCATCTCCTCCGACGGCTACGTTCTGACCAACCACCACGTCATCTCCGCGGGCGAGAACGGGGCGGCGGAAATCGTGGTCACGCTCAACGACGGCTCCCGCCACAGCGCGACTTTCGTGGCCTCCGACGTGGACACCGATATCGGCGTGGTCAAGATCGACGACGCGGCGAACCTGCCAGTGATCAACTTCGGCGACTCCGACGACCTCCAGGTAGGCCAAGACGTCGTGGCCGTCGGCTCCCCGCTCGGCCTCTCGGCGACGGTGACCAGCGGCATCGTATCCGCCCTCAACCGTCCCGTCCGCGCCGCCCAGGGGTTCACGGAAAGCTCGCTGATGGACGGCATCCAGACAGACGCCGCCATCAACCCCGGAAACTCCGGCGGCCCGCTTGTGGACATGAACGGCAACCTCGTGGGCATGAACTCCGTCATCGCGTCGCTGTCGACGGGCATGGGCGGCGAATCCGGCTCGATCGGACTCGGCTTTGCCATCCCGTCGAACTTTGCCAAGCGGGTCGCGCAGCAGCTCATCGAGACGGGCGAGGCGACGCAGCCGATGCTCGGCGTGCAGGTAGACATCCGCAACACCGGCGGAGGCGCCTTCGTCGCCGGGGTGGAGCCGGGCAGCCCGGCGGACGAGGCCGGCCTGGAGGTCGGCGACGTGATCACCCGCCTGGGCGATCGCCCCATTGATACCGCAGACGCGCTTATCGCGGCGACGCGGTCCCGGGACTTCGGCGAGACCGTTGAGCTGGAGGTTCGTCGGCAGGGAACCGATGAGGTTGAAACGGTGGAGGTAACGCTCAGTTCGGAGTAA
- the mscL gene encoding large conductance mechanosensitive channel protein MscL, whose translation MLRGFRDFILRGNVVELAVGVVIGSAFTAIVTAFSDAIINPLLNVFGGAEVGGLKIHILPGREDTALDFGMLLTAIINFLLIAAVVYFFIVTPMNKLDQLQKRHRGVAEETPAPTDTELLTEIRDLLADQASGAAGGAHSRQEPR comes from the coding sequence ATGCTCAGAGGCTTCAGGGACTTCATCCTGCGCGGCAACGTCGTCGAACTCGCGGTCGGCGTCGTCATCGGCTCCGCGTTCACCGCGATCGTCACCGCCTTTTCGGACGCGATCATCAACCCCCTGCTCAACGTCTTCGGCGGGGCCGAGGTCGGCGGCCTGAAAATCCACATCCTGCCGGGCCGGGAAGACACGGCGCTGGACTTCGGCATGCTGCTGACGGCGATCATCAATTTCCTGCTCATCGCCGCCGTCGTCTACTTCTTCATCGTCACCCCGATGAACAAGCTCGACCAGCTGCAAAAACGTCACCGCGGTGTCGCCGAGGAAACGCCCGCGCCGACCGACACGGAGCTGCTCACCGAGATCCGCGACCTCCTCGCGGATCAGGCCTCCGGTGCGGCGGGTGGTGCCCACAGCCGGCAAGAGCCCCGCTAG
- a CDS encoding SAF domain-containing protein yields MKLLDALCTPSHRRSVLVRRAAALILVAAAALSAAASRAGEPAVLVFARDVAAGTVLESGDVEVRRMPPGAVPAGALTDPGEAENKTLAAAAAAGEVVTATRLVGPELSRSLAPDGDYTMVPVVLAEPEIIPLLHHGAHVRVITLAAETGAPVTVAAGARVVVAAKETDEPSVLLLLRADEAAAVAAASLAAPLTVVLETPPP; encoded by the coding sequence ATGAAACTCCTCGACGCCCTGTGCACCCCCAGCCACCGCCGCAGCGTCCTTGTTCGCCGCGCCGCGGCCCTGATCTTGGTCGCAGCCGCCGCGCTCAGCGCCGCCGCCTCGCGGGCTGGCGAGCCCGCCGTGCTCGTCTTTGCGCGCGACGTTGCGGCCGGCACGGTCCTGGAAAGCGGTGACGTTGAGGTGCGCCGCATGCCCCCCGGGGCCGTTCCGGCCGGTGCGCTCACCGACCCCGGGGAGGCGGAGAACAAGACCCTGGCCGCGGCTGCCGCAGCGGGGGAGGTCGTGACGGCAACCCGGCTCGTCGGCCCAGAGCTGAGCCGCAGCCTGGCCCCGGACGGGGACTACACCATGGTCCCCGTCGTCCTCGCCGAGCCGGAGATCATTCCTCTGCTGCACCACGGCGCCCACGTCAGGGTGATCACCTTGGCCGCGGAGACGGGGGCACCTGTGACGGTGGCCGCTGGCGCACGTGTCGTGGTGGCCGCGAAGGAAACGGACGAGCCGAGCGTGCTGCTTCTTTTGCGCGCCGACGAGGCGGCCGCCGTCGCGGCCGCCTCCCTCGCCGCGCCGCTGACCGTCGTGCTGGAAACGCCGCCGCCCTAA
- a CDS encoding 5-formyltetrahydrofolate cyclo-ligase: MSTKQDVRQERIAYRRSLRASPSTKAELDAALARNAAAFVRERGMTGNVAAYFPLPSEPGGDALLPALAEACRTVFLPISLPDGVLAWAVYDGAAATEGALGITEPTGARFTSRVLRSCDVVLAPALAVDTQGMRLGKGAGYYDRALAGLSVPVAALVYDEDVLDHVPHDAHDVPVAAALTPSRVMQFPGT; the protein is encoded by the coding sequence ATGAGCACAAAACAGGACGTCCGCCAGGAGCGCATTGCTTATCGACGTTCCCTCCGCGCCTCGCCCTCAACCAAAGCGGAACTGGACGCGGCGCTCGCCCGCAACGCCGCCGCCTTCGTGCGTGAGCGCGGCATGACGGGCAACGTCGCGGCCTATTTCCCGCTCCCCTCCGAGCCGGGCGGGGACGCCCTTCTGCCGGCGCTCGCCGAGGCCTGCCGCACCGTTTTCCTCCCCATCTCCCTGCCCGACGGCGTCTTGGCCTGGGCCGTCTACGACGGCGCCGCCGCCACCGAGGGAGCGTTGGGGATCACCGAGCCCACCGGCGCCAGGTTTACCTCCCGCGTCCTGCGCTCGTGCGATGTCGTGCTGGCGCCGGCGCTCGCCGTCGATACGCAGGGCATGCGCCTGGGCAAGGGAGCGGGCTACTACGACCGCGCCCTCGCCGGGCTCAGCGTGCCCGTCGCCGCGCTTGTCTACGACGAGGACGTCCTCGACCACGTGCCCCACGACGCCCACGACGTTCCCGTCGCCGCGGCGCTCACCCCGAGCCGGGTCATGCAGTTTCCGGGAACCTAG